The following proteins come from a genomic window of Pseudomonas cichorii:
- the hisG gene encoding ATP phosphoribosyltransferase: MLTIALSKGRILDDTLPLLAEAGIVPTENPDKSRKLIIPTTQDDVRLLIVRATDVPTYVEHGAADLGVAGKDVLMEYSGQGLYEPLDLQIAQCKLMTAGAIGAAEPKGRLRVATKFVNVAKRYYAEQGRQVDIIKLYGSMELAPLIGLADKIIDVVDTGNTLRANGLEPQELIATISSRLVVNKASMKMQHARIQALIDTLRKAVESRHRG; this comes from the coding sequence ATGTTGACCATCGCACTGTCCAAGGGCCGTATCCTCGACGATACACTGCCGCTTCTTGCCGAAGCGGGCATTGTGCCGACCGAGAATCCGGACAAGAGCCGCAAGCTGATCATCCCCACGACTCAAGACGACGTACGCCTGTTGATCGTGCGCGCTACCGATGTGCCGACCTATGTCGAGCATGGCGCTGCCGACCTGGGTGTTGCGGGCAAGGATGTGTTGATGGAGTACAGCGGCCAGGGGCTGTATGAGCCGCTGGATCTGCAGATTGCCCAGTGCAAGCTCATGACCGCTGGAGCCATTGGTGCTGCCGAGCCCAAAGGCCGCCTGCGTGTGGCGACCAAGTTCGTGAATGTTGCCAAGCGTTATTACGCCGAGCAGGGTCGTCAGGTCGATATCATCAAGCTGTATGGCTCGATGGAGCTGGCACCGCTGATTGGTCTGGCCGACAAGATCATCGACGTGGTCGACACCGGCAACACCTTGCGTGCCAACGGTCTTGAGCCTCAGGAACTGATCGCTACCATCAGTTCGCGTCTGGTGGTGAACAAGGCTTCCATGAAAATGCAGCATGCGCGCATCCAGGCGCTCATCGACACTCTGCGCAAGGCAGTAGAGTCGCGACACCGCGGCTGA